Proteins from a single region of Platichthys flesus chromosome 16, fPlaFle2.1, whole genome shotgun sequence:
- the caskin1 gene encoding caskin-1 isoform X6 yields the protein MGKDQELLQAVKTEDLLTVQKLLQRPRPGKAKLLGSAKKVNVNFQDTDGFSPLHHAALNGNLELISLLLESQAAVDIRDQKGMRPLHYAAWQGKAEPMKMLLKSGSSVNGQSDEGQIPLHLSAQHGHYDVSEMLLQHQSNPCIVDNAGKTPLDLACEFGRVGVVQLLLSSNMCAALLEPKKGDTTDPNGTSPLHLAAKNGHIDIIRLLIQAGIDINRQTKAGTALHEAALCGKTDAVRLLLDSGINAAVRNTYSQTALDIVYQFSATQASREIKQLLRVSLCPSDASAALQVRALKDYCNNYDLTSLNIKAGDVITVLEQHPDGRWKGCIHDNRTGNDRVGYFPSTMVEVISKRTVICTQQFQKIPLVPPATVAPATSAVVNGNDTTFHQIHILPPPPPPPPPPHSHQPLLPLFTSFGYSRSPVTSPQGDTPTFPGCRGSEASPHSSPTPSGGPHGGSNEEIWVLRKPVAGGDRSSVGSSGSVTSVRSSGSGQSASSTSHNLHPQAEGVKLLATVLSQSAKAKEHLLDQSKSVDQPAAGSASSSRTSSQSGCPLHEAPPYDATATRKGEGPVEGKDLTAIGITKPGHRKKMTSEINKLSVTEWLPDQKPANLGEWLSAIGLNQYHQVLVQNGYENIDFITDITWEDLQEIGVTKLGHQKKLMLAVKRLAEMQRGSEGRGSLRKKPPPITQQQEVMSIESPPPEELMSPKMSTFQDSELSSELQSAMTQPGQEVKAQRTRSVSKDHDEVTAGGGGGGTGPPKKEARTMRQQSSQGSTSSHRGSVSSQGKHRHSHSQPAPPYTPPHTPTKSRTSSSSSTSSVQSTASSQSKSKPQYIHGERPHSPRSHPPQSPTHRGAPGPQPQQQQQPAVQPPHQAQPQPQPQPQPQPQMQGMEVRENQQPQVPLLCLPPEAELAEGEGAEPSELQKKRAHSLNRYAVSDGECDDRAARGGGEGEAEVIVSQSSKVIRAEGVKYATVTPRVSRSHSVRNQDKNGNRNHSQTLALRQKKKGPPPPPPKRSSSAISSSNSNLSDTNAQPATLTTTGGMLDVPYLQQRRASDLGVSVDAGVVETNSMGSVRSIAAMLEMSSIGGGAKGMAIQKNFLQVGKTSRETIGLDGEVVNRRRTISGPVTELVAAARRHQPTPSALPCPDVQPEPETTAPAVNSSSPHPPSSPHPSSGGSGSSSENLPFAEEGSLTIRRQGRGEGEGQCVFCVCLQGDGEGGPQGDGGYAQEDVAGVEATATFKRRPRGSKPPHPNGSDFTLQESSTVKRRPKSRDKEPEGYAELAAANGEPVEAGSPNTSQPVPYQNGTATMKRRPVPGGQDAGVTEQPQPHPQPQPNHQPQPHHQPHHQPHHQPQPQPNHQPQPQPQNQPQPQPQPPVTAAPRRDSVDQAAPLVNEVVLQRKPKPPVSPKPVVGQMKRGPQTPPQPTNKRVPLPGPGTPGSPVEGKKIPPPVSPKPVPPPTAPKPSKLIHSMTSPPSPTPIPAPFKQHSVVTRQTSSPPSFLPSNTPSPPNAKPTSPLCQSPHTPQTPTTPLTPLTPQTPQTPATPSPTPPPVKPPRSSIGGVSVDSGMVGGGVTAPAAATSPDFCVDSLVHQKLEETSASLAAALRAVEDKILRQEDSVAEQKTTVSILDDIGSMFDDLADQLDAMLE from the exons gtggtcCAGTTGTTGCTCTCCAGTAACATGTGTGCTGCTTTGCTGGAGCCCAAAAAAGGAGACACCACCGACCCCAATGGGACGTCTCCTCTCCACCTGGCCGCCAAGAACGGACACATAGACATTAtcag actGCTGATCCAGGCAGGTATCGACATCAACCGACAGACCAAAGCTGGCACTGCTCTGCATGAAGCTGCTCTCTGCGGCAAGACGGATGCCGTGAGACTCCTGCTGGAC AGCGGCATCAACGCGGCAGTGAGGAACACGTACAGCCAGACGGCGCTGGATATCGTTTACCAGTTCAGTGCCACGCAAGCCAGCAGAGAGATCAAGCAGCTGCTGAGAG tgtccctctgtccctcagaTGCGTCCGCGGCTCTTCAAGTTCGAGCTCTGAAAGATTACTGCAACAACTACGACCTGACCAGCCTGAATATCAAAGCAGGAGACGTTATTacg GTTCTGGAGCAGCACCCCGATGGACGCTGGAAAGGCTGCATCCATGACAACCGGACAGGAAATGATCGGGTGGGCTACTTCCCGTCCACCATGGTGGAGGTCATCAGCAAACGCACAG TCATTTGCACTCAACAGTTTCAAAAGATACCGCTGGTTCCCCCGGCGACGGTTGCCCCGGCGACCAGCGCGGTAGTCAACGGCAACGACACCACGTTCCATCAGATCCATATCCTGCCTCCGCCCCccccaccgccgccgccgccacatTCCCATCAGCCACTGCTTCCACTTTTCACTTCCTTTGGCTATAGCAGGTCGCCCGTGACAAGCCCACAGGGAGACACACCCACTTTCCCAG GTTGTCGCGGTTCAGAGGCAAGTCCTCACAGCTCCCCCACGCCGTCCGGCGGGCCCCACGGAGGCTCCAATGAAGAGATCTGGGTGCTGCGCAAGCCAGTGGCAG gtggcGACCGCAGCAGTGTGGGCAGCTCTGGCAGTGTCACGAGCGTGAGGTCATCAGGCAGCGGTCAGAGCGCCAGCAGCACCTCACACAACCTCCACCCACAGGCTGAAGGGGTTAag cttctcgCCACCGTCTTGTCCCAGTCGGCCAAAGCTAAGGAGCATCTCCTGGATCAGTCCAAGTCCGTGGACCAACCTGCAG CAGGTTCTGCCAGCTCCTCTCGGACATCGAGCCAATCGGGGTGTCCGCTCCACGAGGCGCCGCCTTACGACGCCACGGCCACCAGGAAGGGGGAGGGGCCAGTCGAGGGGAAG GATCTGACTGCGATTGGAATCACAAAACCAGGTCACAGGAAGAAAATGACCTCAGAGATAAACAAGCTGAGTGTCACAGAGTGGCTTCCTGATCAGAAACCT GCCAATCTAGGAGAGTGGCTGTCTGCCATTGGTCTGAACCAGTACCACCAGGTGTTAGTGCAGAACGGCTACGAGAACATCGACTTCATCACTGACATCACTTGGGAGGACCTGCAGGAAATAGGCGTCACCAAACTGG gtcaCCAGAAGAAGCTGATGCTGGCGGTGAAGCGACTGGCGGAGATGCAGCGTGGATCAGAAGGACGGGGCTCCCTCCGAAAGAAGCCCCCACCaatcacacagcagcaggaagtcatGTCCATCGAGAGCCCGCCTCCAGAGG AGCTCATGTCCCCAAAGATGAGCACCTTCCAGGACAGCGAGTTGAGCAGCGAGCTGCAGAGTGCGATGACGCAGCCAGGTCAGGAGGTCAAAGCTCAACGGACACGCAGCGTCAGTAAGGACCATGATGAGGTGACGgcaggaggtgggggaggaggtaCTGGCCCACCTAAGAAGGAGGCACGGACTATGAGGCAGCAGAGTAGCCAGGGAAGCACCTCCTCCCACAGGGGCAGCGTCTCCTCTCAAGGCAAACACCGTCACTCCCACTCCCAGCCGGCCCCTCCCTACACGCCGCCTCACACGCCTACCAAGTCTAGAACctcatcgtcctcctccacttcctccgtCCAGAGCACAGCTTCCTCGCAGTCCAAAAGCAAACCTCAGTACATCCATGGAGAGAGACCTCATTCGCCGCGCTCTCACCCCCCTCAATCTCCGACCCACCGTGGTGCTCCAGGTCctcagcctcagcagcagcagcaacctgCAGTCCAGCCGCCGCACCAGGCACAACCTCAACCTCAACCTCAACCTCAGCCTCAGCCGCAGATGCAGGGGATGGAGGTCAGGGAGAACCAACAACCACAggtccctctcctctgcctcccgcCAGAGGCGGAGCTGGCtgagggagaaggagcagaaCCCTCGGAGCTCCAGAAGAAACGTGCTCACAGTCTCAACCGGTACGCCGTGTCAGACGGCGAGTGTGACGACCGGGCGGCACGAGGAGGAGGCGAAGGAGAAGCGGAGGTGATTGTAAGTCAGAGCTCAAAGGTCATCAGAGCGGAAGGAGTTAAATATGCTACGGTGACCCCCCGCGTCAGCCGCAGCCACTCCGTCCGCAACCAGGACAAGAACGGCAACCGCAACCACTCGCAGACCCTGGCTCTGcgtcagaagaagaaaggcccgccccctcccccccccaaacgCTCCAGCTCAGCCATCTCCAGCTCCAACTCCAACCTGTCAGACACCAACGCACAGCCGGCCACACTCACCACGACAGGGGGGATGCTGGACGTGCCTTACCTCCAACAGCGGCGAGCCAGCGACCTCGGGGTGTCTGTGGACGCCGGTGTTGTGGAGACCAACAGCATGGGCAGTGTGAGGAGCATCGCGGCCATGTTGGAAATGTCTTCTATAGGGGGAGGAGCCAAAGGGATGGCGATTCAGAAGAATTTCCTGCAG GTGGGAAAGACCTCACGTGAGACCATCGGTCTGGACGGTGAAGTGGTGAATCGACGGCGAACCATCAGTGGCCCCGTCACCGAGCTGGTGGCGGCTGCCAGGCGCCACCAGCCGACTCCCTCCGCTCTGCCATGTCCCGACGTACAACCGGAACCTGAAACCACCGCTCCCGCTGTGAACTCGTCCTCACCACACCCCCCGTCCTCCCCCCATCCGAGCTCTGGAGGCAGCGGCAGCTCGTCAGAGAATCTTCCATTTGCAGAGGAGGGAAGTCTCACCATCCGGCGCCAGggacgaggagaaggagaaggacag tgtgtattttgtgtttgtctgcagggcGACGGCGAGGGGGGTCCCCAGGGAGACGGTGGCTACGCCCAGGAGGACGTCGCCGGCGTTGAGGCCACGGCGACTTTCAAGCGCCGGCCGCGCGGCTCcaagcccccccaccccaacggCTCGGACTTCACCCTCCAGGAGTCGTCCACCGTCAAGCGGAGACCGAAGAGCCGCGACAAGGAGCCCGAAGGCTACGCAGAGCTGGCTGCCGCTAACGGAGAGCCGGTGGAAGCTGGGTCGCCGAACACCTCGCAGCCGGTGCCTTACCAGAACGGCACTGCCACCATGAAGCGCCGCCCGGTTCCCGGTGGCCAGGATGCTGGAGTGACGGAGCAACCCCAACCCCATCCTCAACCCCAACCCAACCATCAACCTCAACCGCATCATCAACCCCATCATCAACCCCATCATCAACCGCAGCCTCAACCCAACCATCAACCTCAACCTCAACCGCAAAATCAGCCCCAACCTCAACCCCAGCCGCCGGTGACGGCTGCTCCTCGCAGGGACAGTGTGGACCAAGCAGCTCCATTGGTCAATGAAGTCGTTCTGCAGAGGAAACCCAAGCCGCCGGTTTCCCCTAAGCCTGTAGTGGGTCAGATGAAGAGAGGACCACAGACGCCCCCCCAGCCTACCAACAAGAGGGTTCCGCTGCCAGGCCCTGGCACACCAGGAAGCCCAG tgGAAGGGAAGAAGATTCCTCCACCGGTCTCGCCGAAACCAGTGCCCCCGCCCACGGCGCCCAAACCGTCCAAGCTCATCCACTCCATgaccagccccccctccccgacCCCAATCCCAGCCCCATTCAAGCAGCACTCTGTGGTGACCCGGCAGACCAGCTCGCCCCCGTCCTTCCTCCCCTCCAACACCCCCAGTCCCCCGAACGCCAAACCCACAAGCCCGTTATGCCAGAGCCCCCACACGCCGCAGACCCCCACCACGCCACTGACCCCCCTGACGCCCCAGACGCCCCAGACTCCGGCTACTCCCAGCCCCACCCCGCCGCCCGTCAAGCCCCCTCGGTCCTCCATCGGGGGGGTGTCTGTGGACAGTGGGATGGTCGGCGGTGGGGTGACGGCGCCGGCGGCTGCGACATCACCGGACTTCTGTGTGGATTCTCTGGTGCAtcagaagctggaggagaccaGTGCGTCGCTGGCCGCGGCTCTGCGGGCGGTGGAGGATAAGATACTGCGGCAAGAAGA ctctgtGGCTGAGCAGAAGACCACAGTCAGTATCCTGGACGACATCGGCAGCATGTTCGATGACCTGGCCGACCAGCTGGACGCCATGTTGGAGTAA
- the caskin1 gene encoding caskin-1 isoform X2: MGKDQELLQAVKTEDLLTVQKLLQRPRPGKAKLLGSAKKVNVNFQDTDGFSPLHHAALNGNLELISLLLESQAAVDIRDQKGMRPLHYAAWQGKAEPMKMLLKSGSSVNGQSDEGQIPLHLSAQHGHYDVSEMLLQHQSNPCIVDNAGKTPLDLACEFGRVGVVQLLLSSNMCAALLEPKKGDTTDPNGTSPLHLAAKNGHIDIIRLLIQAGIDINRQTKAGTALHEAALCGKTDAVRLLLDSGINAAVRNTYSQTALDIVYQFSATQASREIKQLLRVSLCPSDASAALQVRALKDYCNNYDLTSLNIKAGDVITVLEQHPDGRWKGCIHDNRTGNDRVGYFPSTMVEVISKRTVICTQQFQKIPLVPPATVAPATSAVVNGNDTTFHQIHILPPPPPPPPPPHSHQPLLPLFTSFGYSRSPVTSPQGDTPTFPGCRGSEASPHSSPTPSGGPHGGSNEEIWVLRKPVAGGDRSSVGSSGSVTSVRSSGSGQSASSTSHNLHPQAEGVKLLATVLSQSAKAKEHLLDQSKSVDQPAGSASSSRTSSQSGCPLHEAPPYDATATRKGEGPVEGKSSEAVVQWLSDFQLQVYASNFVGAGYDLPTISRMTPEDLTAIGITKPGHRKKMTSEINKLSVTEWLPDQKPANLGEWLSAIGLNQYHQVLVQNGYENIDFITDITWEDLQEIGVTKLGHQKKLMLAVKRLAEMQRGSEGRGSLRKKPPPITQQQEVMSIESPPPEELMSPKMSTFQDSELSSELQSAMTQPGQEVKAQRTRSVSKDHDEVTAGGGGGGTGPPKKEARTMRQQSSQGSTSSHRGSVSSQGKHRHSHSQPAPPYTPPHTPTKSRTSSSSSTSSVQSTASSQSKSKPQYIHGERPHSPRSHPPQSPTHRGAPGPQPQQQQQPAVQPPHQAQPQPQPQPQPQPQMQGMEVRENQQPQVPLLCLPPEAELAEGEGAEPSELQKKRAHSLNRYAVSDGECDDRAARGGGEGEAEVIVSQSSKVIRAEGVKYATVTPRVSRSHSVRNQDKNGNRNHSQTLALRQKKKGPPPPPPKRSSSAISSSNSNLSDTNAQPATLTTTGGMLDVPYLQQRRASDLGVSVDAGVVETNSMGSVRSIAAMLEMSSIGGGAKGMAIQKNFLQVGKTSRETIGLDGEVVNRRRTISGPVTELVAAARRHQPTPSALPCPDVQPEPETTAPAVNSSSPHPPSSPHPSSGGSGSSSENLPFAEEGSLTIRRQGRGEGEGQCVFCVCLQGDGEGGPQGDGGYAQEDVAGVEATATFKRRPRGSKPPHPNGSDFTLQESSTVKRRPKSRDKEPEGYAELAAANGEPVEAGSPNTSQPVPYQNGTATMKRRPVPGGQDAGVTEQPQPHPQPQPNHQPQPHHQPHHQPHHQPQPQPNHQPQPQPQNQPQPQPQPPVTAAPRRDSVDQAAPLVNEVVLQRKPKPPVSPKPVVGQMKRGPQTPPQPTNKRVPLPGPGTPGSPVEGKKIPPPVSPKPVPPPTAPKPSKLIHSMTSPPSPTPIPAPFKQHSVVTRQTSSPPSFLPSNTPSPPNAKPTSPLCQSPHTPQTPTTPLTPLTPQTPQTPATPSPTPPPVKPPRSSIGGVSVDSGMVGGGVTAPAAATSPDFCVDSLVHQKLEETSASLAAALRAVEDKILRQEDSVAEQKTTVSILDDIGSMFDDLADQLDAMLE; the protein is encoded by the exons gtggtcCAGTTGTTGCTCTCCAGTAACATGTGTGCTGCTTTGCTGGAGCCCAAAAAAGGAGACACCACCGACCCCAATGGGACGTCTCCTCTCCACCTGGCCGCCAAGAACGGACACATAGACATTAtcag actGCTGATCCAGGCAGGTATCGACATCAACCGACAGACCAAAGCTGGCACTGCTCTGCATGAAGCTGCTCTCTGCGGCAAGACGGATGCCGTGAGACTCCTGCTGGAC AGCGGCATCAACGCGGCAGTGAGGAACACGTACAGCCAGACGGCGCTGGATATCGTTTACCAGTTCAGTGCCACGCAAGCCAGCAGAGAGATCAAGCAGCTGCTGAGAG tgtccctctgtccctcagaTGCGTCCGCGGCTCTTCAAGTTCGAGCTCTGAAAGATTACTGCAACAACTACGACCTGACCAGCCTGAATATCAAAGCAGGAGACGTTATTacg GTTCTGGAGCAGCACCCCGATGGACGCTGGAAAGGCTGCATCCATGACAACCGGACAGGAAATGATCGGGTGGGCTACTTCCCGTCCACCATGGTGGAGGTCATCAGCAAACGCACAG TCATTTGCACTCAACAGTTTCAAAAGATACCGCTGGTTCCCCCGGCGACGGTTGCCCCGGCGACCAGCGCGGTAGTCAACGGCAACGACACCACGTTCCATCAGATCCATATCCTGCCTCCGCCCCccccaccgccgccgccgccacatTCCCATCAGCCACTGCTTCCACTTTTCACTTCCTTTGGCTATAGCAGGTCGCCCGTGACAAGCCCACAGGGAGACACACCCACTTTCCCAG GTTGTCGCGGTTCAGAGGCAAGTCCTCACAGCTCCCCCACGCCGTCCGGCGGGCCCCACGGAGGCTCCAATGAAGAGATCTGGGTGCTGCGCAAGCCAGTGGCAG gtggcGACCGCAGCAGTGTGGGCAGCTCTGGCAGTGTCACGAGCGTGAGGTCATCAGGCAGCGGTCAGAGCGCCAGCAGCACCTCACACAACCTCCACCCACAGGCTGAAGGGGTTAag cttctcgCCACCGTCTTGTCCCAGTCGGCCAAAGCTAAGGAGCATCTCCTGGATCAGTCCAAGTCCGTGGACCAACCTGCAG GTTCTGCCAGCTCCTCTCGGACATCGAGCCAATCGGGGTGTCCGCTCCACGAGGCGCCGCCTTACGACGCCACGGCCACCAGGAAGGGGGAGGGGCCAGTCGAGGGGAAG AGCTCAGAGGCCGTTGTCCAATGGCTGAGCGACTTTCAGCTGCAGGTCTACGCTTCGAACTTCGTGGGCGCTGGGTATGACTTGCCCACCATTAGCCGAATGACCCCAGAG GATCTGACTGCGATTGGAATCACAAAACCAGGTCACAGGAAGAAAATGACCTCAGAGATAAACAAGCTGAGTGTCACAGAGTGGCTTCCTGATCAGAAACCT GCCAATCTAGGAGAGTGGCTGTCTGCCATTGGTCTGAACCAGTACCACCAGGTGTTAGTGCAGAACGGCTACGAGAACATCGACTTCATCACTGACATCACTTGGGAGGACCTGCAGGAAATAGGCGTCACCAAACTGG gtcaCCAGAAGAAGCTGATGCTGGCGGTGAAGCGACTGGCGGAGATGCAGCGTGGATCAGAAGGACGGGGCTCCCTCCGAAAGAAGCCCCCACCaatcacacagcagcaggaagtcatGTCCATCGAGAGCCCGCCTCCAGAGG AGCTCATGTCCCCAAAGATGAGCACCTTCCAGGACAGCGAGTTGAGCAGCGAGCTGCAGAGTGCGATGACGCAGCCAGGTCAGGAGGTCAAAGCTCAACGGACACGCAGCGTCAGTAAGGACCATGATGAGGTGACGgcaggaggtgggggaggaggtaCTGGCCCACCTAAGAAGGAGGCACGGACTATGAGGCAGCAGAGTAGCCAGGGAAGCACCTCCTCCCACAGGGGCAGCGTCTCCTCTCAAGGCAAACACCGTCACTCCCACTCCCAGCCGGCCCCTCCCTACACGCCGCCTCACACGCCTACCAAGTCTAGAACctcatcgtcctcctccacttcctccgtCCAGAGCACAGCTTCCTCGCAGTCCAAAAGCAAACCTCAGTACATCCATGGAGAGAGACCTCATTCGCCGCGCTCTCACCCCCCTCAATCTCCGACCCACCGTGGTGCTCCAGGTCctcagcctcagcagcagcagcaacctgCAGTCCAGCCGCCGCACCAGGCACAACCTCAACCTCAACCTCAACCTCAGCCTCAGCCGCAGATGCAGGGGATGGAGGTCAGGGAGAACCAACAACCACAggtccctctcctctgcctcccgcCAGAGGCGGAGCTGGCtgagggagaaggagcagaaCCCTCGGAGCTCCAGAAGAAACGTGCTCACAGTCTCAACCGGTACGCCGTGTCAGACGGCGAGTGTGACGACCGGGCGGCACGAGGAGGAGGCGAAGGAGAAGCGGAGGTGATTGTAAGTCAGAGCTCAAAGGTCATCAGAGCGGAAGGAGTTAAATATGCTACGGTGACCCCCCGCGTCAGCCGCAGCCACTCCGTCCGCAACCAGGACAAGAACGGCAACCGCAACCACTCGCAGACCCTGGCTCTGcgtcagaagaagaaaggcccgccccctcccccccccaaacgCTCCAGCTCAGCCATCTCCAGCTCCAACTCCAACCTGTCAGACACCAACGCACAGCCGGCCACACTCACCACGACAGGGGGGATGCTGGACGTGCCTTACCTCCAACAGCGGCGAGCCAGCGACCTCGGGGTGTCTGTGGACGCCGGTGTTGTGGAGACCAACAGCATGGGCAGTGTGAGGAGCATCGCGGCCATGTTGGAAATGTCTTCTATAGGGGGAGGAGCCAAAGGGATGGCGATTCAGAAGAATTTCCTGCAG GTGGGAAAGACCTCACGTGAGACCATCGGTCTGGACGGTGAAGTGGTGAATCGACGGCGAACCATCAGTGGCCCCGTCACCGAGCTGGTGGCGGCTGCCAGGCGCCACCAGCCGACTCCCTCCGCTCTGCCATGTCCCGACGTACAACCGGAACCTGAAACCACCGCTCCCGCTGTGAACTCGTCCTCACCACACCCCCCGTCCTCCCCCCATCCGAGCTCTGGAGGCAGCGGCAGCTCGTCAGAGAATCTTCCATTTGCAGAGGAGGGAAGTCTCACCATCCGGCGCCAGggacgaggagaaggagaaggacag tgtgtattttgtgtttgtctgcagggcGACGGCGAGGGGGGTCCCCAGGGAGACGGTGGCTACGCCCAGGAGGACGTCGCCGGCGTTGAGGCCACGGCGACTTTCAAGCGCCGGCCGCGCGGCTCcaagcccccccaccccaacggCTCGGACTTCACCCTCCAGGAGTCGTCCACCGTCAAGCGGAGACCGAAGAGCCGCGACAAGGAGCCCGAAGGCTACGCAGAGCTGGCTGCCGCTAACGGAGAGCCGGTGGAAGCTGGGTCGCCGAACACCTCGCAGCCGGTGCCTTACCAGAACGGCACTGCCACCATGAAGCGCCGCCCGGTTCCCGGTGGCCAGGATGCTGGAGTGACGGAGCAACCCCAACCCCATCCTCAACCCCAACCCAACCATCAACCTCAACCGCATCATCAACCCCATCATCAACCCCATCATCAACCGCAGCCTCAACCCAACCATCAACCTCAACCTCAACCGCAAAATCAGCCCCAACCTCAACCCCAGCCGCCGGTGACGGCTGCTCCTCGCAGGGACAGTGTGGACCAAGCAGCTCCATTGGTCAATGAAGTCGTTCTGCAGAGGAAACCCAAGCCGCCGGTTTCCCCTAAGCCTGTAGTGGGTCAGATGAAGAGAGGACCACAGACGCCCCCCCAGCCTACCAACAAGAGGGTTCCGCTGCCAGGCCCTGGCACACCAGGAAGCCCAG tgGAAGGGAAGAAGATTCCTCCACCGGTCTCGCCGAAACCAGTGCCCCCGCCCACGGCGCCCAAACCGTCCAAGCTCATCCACTCCATgaccagccccccctccccgacCCCAATCCCAGCCCCATTCAAGCAGCACTCTGTGGTGACCCGGCAGACCAGCTCGCCCCCGTCCTTCCTCCCCTCCAACACCCCCAGTCCCCCGAACGCCAAACCCACAAGCCCGTTATGCCAGAGCCCCCACACGCCGCAGACCCCCACCACGCCACTGACCCCCCTGACGCCCCAGACGCCCCAGACTCCGGCTACTCCCAGCCCCACCCCGCCGCCCGTCAAGCCCCCTCGGTCCTCCATCGGGGGGGTGTCTGTGGACAGTGGGATGGTCGGCGGTGGGGTGACGGCGCCGGCGGCTGCGACATCACCGGACTTCTGTGTGGATTCTCTGGTGCAtcagaagctggaggagaccaGTGCGTCGCTGGCCGCGGCTCTGCGGGCGGTGGAGGATAAGATACTGCGGCAAGAAGA ctctgtGGCTGAGCAGAAGACCACAGTCAGTATCCTGGACGACATCGGCAGCATGTTCGATGACCTGGCCGACCAGCTGGACGCCATGTTGGAGTAA